From Miscanthus floridulus cultivar M001 unplaced genomic scaffold, ASM1932011v1 fs_292_2_3, whole genome shotgun sequence, a single genomic window includes:
- the LOC136531162 gene encoding CDP-diacylglycerol--inositol 3-phosphatidyltransferase 1-like — MPSVYLYIPNIIGYFRIIINFIAFAVCYSNKALFAVLYFFSFVLDGVDGWFARKFNQASTFGAVLDMVTDRVSTACLLALLSQFYRPGLVFLILLGLDITSHWFQMYSSFLSGKTSHKDVKHTGNWLLKLYYGYRPFMAFCCVSCEVLYIILFLFADEKSTSLLSVCKGVLNQNPVVVLVFISTLVGWAVKQVTNVIQMKTAADACVVYDLKRSK; from the exons ATGCCATCGGTTTATCTTTACATCCCTAACATTATCG GGTATTTTAGGATCATCATAAATTTCATTGCATTTGCGGTTTGCTATTCCAACAAGGCTCTCTTTGCTGTCCTGTACTTCTTCAG CTTTGTCCTTGATGGTGTGGATGGTTGGTTTGCACGGAAGTTTAATCAAG CATCAACATTTGGAGCTGTGTTGGACATGGTTACAGATAG GGTTAGCACTGCTTGTTTGTTGGCCCTTCTCTCCCAGTTTTACAG ACCTGGTTTAGTCTTCTTGATATTGCTTGGGTTGGATATTACGAGCCACTGGTTTCAAATGTACAG TTCTTTCTTGTCAGGTAAGACTAGCCACAAGGATGTAAAACACACAGGCAATTGGCTTCTGAAATTATATTATGGGTACAGGCCATTCATGGCCTTCTGCTGTGTTTCTTGCGAG GTTTTATATATTATCCTCTTTCTCTTTGCTGATGAGAAGTCAACAAGCTTGCTTAGT GTATGCAAAGGTGTCCTGAACCAAAATCCCGTCGTTGTCTTGGTGTTTATTTCCACTCTAGTTGGCTGGGCAGTGAAACAAGTCACCAACGTCATCCAG ATGAAAACTGCTGCGGATGCATGTGTTGTGTATGATCTGAAGCGCAGCAAATGA